The DNA sequence AGCGGGTGGCCATCGCCCGTGCCCTGGCCCTGGAGCCCGATCTCCTGCTCATGGACGAGCCCTTCTCTTCGCTGGATGCCCTGACGCGGGAGAGCATGCAGGAACTGGTGGCGGAGCTGTTCCGGGCAGGAGGAATCACCGCCGTGCTGGTCACGCACGATATCTCGGAAGCCGCGTTTGTGGGGCAGGAGGTGCTGGTGATGGCGCCCGGGCGGATCACCCACCAGGTGGGCAACCCCGGAGCGCTCGGGGCGGGGTACCGGGCATCGCCTCAGTTCCTCTCCCTGTGCACCAGGCTGCGCGAGATGTGCCGGCCGGGGGTGGTGGCCCAGAGTGCCTGAGCCAGGTGAAGGCGTGCGGCTGCGATTGCGAGCGCGGCTCCCTGCGCAGGTGCCGCCGGGTGTGCCGGCGCGGGTGCGGGCGACCGCGCTGACATATCTGGTCGTGCTGGTCTTCCTGCTGGGCGGCTGGTGGGTCTTCAGCGCCGGGCTGGCCCTGCCGGCCCTGCCAGGGCCCATGGCGGCACTGCATGCTCTGGCCCGCACCTGGGGCGAGGGCCTGTCGTACCACACGGCTGTATCCGCCGGGCGGGTGGTGGCGAGCCTTGTGCTGGCCGCCGCCACGGCGGTACCCCTGGGGCTGGCGCTCGGCCAGGTCCGCGCGGCCGACCGCGTGGCGGGACCTGCCATCTACCTGACGTATCCGGTCCCCAAGAGCGTCTTCCTGCCGGTGGTAATGGCCGTCTTGGGCCTGGGGGACGCCGCCCGGATCTTCATGGTCTGGCTGGTGGTCTTCTTTCAGGTGCTGGTGGGGACCCGGGATGCCTCCCGGTCCATTTCCCCCCAGTTCCTGCACTCCATGCGGTCCCTGGGGGCATCACCGCTGGCCGTGTACCGGCACGTGGTGTGGCCGGCGGTGCTGCCCGCCGTCTTCACCTCCCTGCGGGTGGGTCTGGGTACCGCCATCGCCGTGCTTTTCCTGGCGGAAACCTGGGCTTCCCAGAGCGGGATCGGTTACTTCATCATGCTGGCCTGGACCAGGCTGGGGTGGGAGGACGTGTTTGCAGGTGTGCTGGCCATGGCGGCCCTGGGGATGGGCCTGTATCTCATTCTGGACCTGCTGGAGCGGGTGACCTGCCCGTGGCGCTTCGCATGACCAAGGAGAGACTCGGCCTGCCCCGGCCGGGCGGGGAGAAGGAAGCCCTCGTGCGCAGCCTCTTTGACACCATTGCCCCCCGGTACGACCTCATGAACCGGGTGATGACGGCGGGATTCTTCGGGCGCTGGCAGCGGTCGTTAGCAGAGGTCACCGGCCTGAGCCCAGGGCGGAAGGCGCTGGACGTCTGCTGCGGCACCGGCGACCTGGCCCTCATCATGGCGGGGCAGGTGGCGCCGGGGGGTGAGGTGACCGGCCTGGACTTCTCACCCCGCATGCTGGATATCGCCCGCCGCAAGGCATCTCGCTGGCAGGCGGCGTGGGAGACGCGCATCGATTTCGTGACCGGGGATGCGCTGCAGATTCCCTTTCCCGACAGGTCATTTGATTGTGCGGCCATCGGGTTCGCCCTGCGTAACGTGAGCGATATCGGCCGTTGCCTGGGGGAGATGGCCCGGGTGGTGCATCCCGGAGGACGGGTGGTGGCCCTGGAGGTATGCCGGCCCTCCTCGCTACTGGTGAGGGCCTGGTTCTACCCGTATTTCTACACCGTGGTGCCGTTGCTGGGCATCCTGGCCGGGTTCGGCCAGCGACTGGACAGAAGTCCCCTGCGACCTTACACCTACCTGCCACGATCTCTCGCCTACCTTCCCGGCCTGGAGGAACTCGCCACCGCATTCCGCGGCGCCGGTTTGAGCGACGTGCACTACCGCGTGCTGCCACCGGGGGTGGCGGCACTCCACTGGGGCACCGTGCCTGCAGTCAGACAGGGAAGGGGCCGGTGTGCGTAGAATAGTCTGGACGGAGGGCCGAATCCGGCCGGGGAGGGGGGCTGCCGGTGCGGAGAAGGCGGGTCCCCGATGTGGTGGTGCGCAGGCTGGCCATGTACTTGCGGGTGCTGGAGGAACTCGGGCCCGGCGATCCCGACCGCTTCATTTCGTCGCAGGAACTGGGGGACCGGGCGGGGGTTTCTGCGGCCCAGGTGCGCAAGGATCTGGCTCTTTTCGGCGAGTTTGGCAAGCAGGGAGTGGGTTACCAGGCCCGCTTCCTGCGCGAAGAGCTGCGGCGCATCCTGAACATCAGCCGTCCCCTGAACGTAGGCATCGTGGGGGTGGGTGAGCTGGGCACGGCCCTGGCCCGTTACACCCTCAGGCGCCTGGCGGCCGACCAGAGCTATCCCTTTCGTCTGGTGGCTCTCTTCGACAGCGATCCCGCCAAGGTCGGTGGTCGCGTCGAGAGCGTGGAGATTTCGCCGTCCTCGGCCATTCCCACCCTTGCCCGGGAGTTGAAGCTGAAGATCATGATGGTGGCCGTGCCCGCCTCCGCCGCTCAGGCGGTGGCCGACCTCTGCGTGGCAGGCGGAGTGCGGGCCATCCTCAACTTCGCTCCGTGCAAGCTGCAGGTCCCGCCCCAGGTGCACCTGCAGCAATCCGACGTGAGCCTGGAGCTGGAGCAACTGGCATTCTACCTGTAGCACCCATACGGGAAATGCCCATGCAGGGCAACGTCACGGGGGGAGTAACGTTGCACGAGGTTACAGAGCGAAAGGGTGCGTTCACGACCGTCTCCGGTCAGACCATCAAGGCCGTCTACCGCCCGGATGACATTGCCGGCCTGGACTATGAGCGGGACCTGGGCGATCCCGGCCAGTACCCTTTCGTGCGCGGCGTCTATCCCAGCATGTACCGGGGGCGCCTCTGGACCATGCGCCAGTTTTCCGGTTTTGGCGCCGCCGAGGACACCAACGCCCGCTTCAAGTACCTCCTGGAGCACGGGGAGACCGGCCTTTCCACGGCCTTCGACTTCCCCACCCTGCTCGGGTACGACTCCGACCATCCCCGCGCAGCCGGCGAGGTGGGTAAGCTGGGGGTCGCCATCGACACCCTGGACGACATGGAGAGGCTCTTTGCCGGCATCCGTCTGGATCGGGTGTCCACCTCCATGACCATCAACGCCCCCGCCGCCATCCTGTGGGCCATGTACCTGGTGGTGGCGGAGAAGCAGGGCGTCACCTGGGATCAGGTGTCGGGGACGATTCAGAACGACATCCTCAAGGAATATATCGCCCAGAAGACCTTCGTCTTCCCGCCCCGGCCCTCCATGCGCCTCATAGTGGACACCTTCGAGTTCGGTGCCCGCCACGTCCCGCGCTGGAATACCATCTCCATCTCCGGTTACCACATCAGGGAAGCGGGCGCCACGGCCGCGCAGGAACTGGCCTTCACGCTGGCGGACGGCATGGCATACGTGCAGGCCGGCAGGGAGCGGAGTCTGGACGTGGACGAGTTCGCCCCCCGGCTCTCGTTTTTCTTCAATGCCCACAACGACCTCTTTGAAGAGGTGGCCAAGTACCGGGCCGCCCGCCGCATCTGGGCCCGGCACATGCGGGAACGGTTCGGTGCCCGCAATCCCCGCTCGTGGCTGATGCGTTTCCACACCCAGACGGCGGGTTGCTCCCTCACCGCCCAACAACCCGAGTGCAACATCATCCGTACTGCCGTGCAGGCCCTGGCGGCCGTGCTGGGTGGGACCCAGTCCCTGCACACCAACTCCATGGACGAGGCCCTGGCCCTTCCCAGCGAGAAGGCGGTCCGCATCGCCCTGCGCACCCAGCAGATCCTGGCAGAAGAGTCGGGCGTGGCCAACACCATCGACCCCCTGGCGGGGTCGTACTTCGTGGAGGCCCTCACCGACCAGATGGAGGAGCAGGCGGAGGAGTACTTCCGCAAGATCGAGGACCTGGGCGGCATGATCAGGGCCATTGAGCTGGGGTTCCCCCAGCGGGAAATAGCCGACAGCGCCTACCGTTACCAGAAGGCGCTGGAGTCGGGAGAGCAGGTGGTGGTGGGGGTCAACAGGTACGTGCTGGACGAGAAGGTAGGCATCCCCATCCTGCGGGTGGATCCCGAAGTGGAGCGGCGCCAGGTCGGCCGGTTGCAGCGCGTCAGGGCAGAGCGGGATCAGGGGGCGGTGCGCCAGTGCCTGGGGCGCCTGGAAGACGGAGCGCGCGGAAGCGGCAACCTGATGTACCCCATTCTGGAGTGCGTGCGGGCGTACTGTACTCTGGGCGAAATCATGGATACCCTGCGCCGGGTTTTCGGTACCTACCGGGAGCCGGCCATGTACTGAGGCGACAGCGACCCGGCGGGGGCCGGCGGGCCGGCACGGGTAAGGGGCGGCGGGGGCCGACGGGTCGTTGTGCCGTGAGGGGGACCGGCGGGCAATGGGAGCGGAGGTGAGAAGGTGAGGAGGCCGGTGCGCGTTCTCATCGCCAAACCCGGGCTGGACAGCCACGACCGGGGGGCGAAGGTGGTGGCGCGCGCTCTGCGCGATGCCGGTATGGAGGTGATCTACACCGGTCTGCACCAGACTCCGGAGCAGATCGCCGAGAGCGCGGTCCAGGAGGACGTAGACGTGGTGGGCCTGAGCATCCTTTCGGGCGCCCACAATACCCTGGTCCCCCGGGTGGTAGAGCTCCTGCGGGGGAAGGGCCGGGAGGACGTCCTGGTGCTGGTGGGTGGTATAATCCCGGAGGAGGACGTCCCCTTCCTGCAGGAGCAGGGGGTGGCGGCCGTGTTCGGGCCGGGGACTCCCACGGAGGGGATCGCCCGGTTCGTTGCCGAGAGGCTGCGGGGGCAGGAATGTCGCTGATAGACGAGATCAGGCGCGGTAACCGCCGGGTGCTGGCGCGGGCCATTTCGATGGTCGAGGACGGAGGGGGAGAAGGTAGGCAACTGATCAAAGAGGCGTTCCCGCACACCGGGAAAGCCTTTGTCGTGGGCGTTACCGGCGCTCCGGGGGCGGGAAAGAGCACCCTGGTGGGGGTGCTCACCGGCCACTGCCGCCACCACGGGCTCACCGTGGGAGTGGTGGCGGTCGACCCCACCAGCCCCTTCACCGGCGGCGCCCTGCTGGGGGACCGGCTGCGCATGCAGGAACACGCCCTGGATGAGGGGGTGTTCATCCGCAGCCTGGCCACCCGGGGTTCCCTGGGCGGCCTGTCGCGGGCTACGGGAGACGTGGTTTGCCTCCTGGACGCGGCCGGGTTCGACGTGATCTTCGTAGAGACGGTGGGAGCCGGGCAGGCCGAGGTGGACATCATGCGTTACGCCCACACCACCCTGGTGCTGGTAACGCCCGGGATGGGGGACGAGGTGCAGGTGTTCAAGGCCGGCATCATGGAGATCGGCGACGCCTTCGCGGTGAACAAGGCTGATCAGGAGGGGGCCGACCGTCTGGCCCGGGAGCTGGAAGTGATGCTTGACCTGGCCGGTGCCCGGGCATGGCGTCCACCGGTGGTGCTGACGGTGGCCCACGAAGGGAGAGGGGTGGCGGACCTGTGGCAGGCTCTGGTCAGTCACCGCGACTTCGCGCGGCAGAGCGGGCTCTGGCAGGAGAAGCTCAGGACCAGGGCGGAAGCCGAGGTGAGGGGTATTCTCACCGCCCGCCTGCTGGACGAGGCCTGGCGGCGCGGTGTCGAGCGGGGGCTGCTGCCCGGACTGTGGGAGGACGTGGCGGGCCGGCGGATTGACCCTTACACCGCCGCCGCCATGCTGGCCGATGGCCTGTCCCGCTGACGGGACCGGGTGTCTTGCGGAAGGAGGCCTGATCATGGAGAGCCCGCATGAGGAGTTACGCCGCCGGGCGGCCGACCTGGCTACCCGGGAGCTGGAGCCGCGGGCAGCGGCGTACGACAGGGAGGGTGCCTTCCCTCGGGAAAGCATAGAGCGCATGGCGGAAGAGGGTTTCTTCGGCCTCATGCTGCCGCCTGAATACGGGGGGATGGGGCAGGGACTGCTCGCCTACGCCGTCGCAATGGAGGAGATTGCCCGGGCCTGTGCCTCCTCGGCCCTGATCTGGGGGGTACACAGCGCCCTGGTGGCCGGCTCCATCGTGGCGTGGGGCACGCAAGAGCAGAAGCGCCGCTTGCTGCCCGCCCTGGGCAGGGCCGAAATGCTGGGGGCGTTCTGCCTTACCGAGCCCGGCGCCGGTTCCGACGCGGGGGCGGTGAGGACGACAGCGCGGCGGGAGGGCCTTCACTACATACTGGACGGGGAGAAGATGTTCATCACCAGTGGCGGCGTGGCCGGCCTGTACCTGCTGATTGCCTCCACCGACCCCGCCCAGGGATCGCGGGGCCTTACCGCCTTCCTGGTGGAAAAGGAGCGCCCCGGTATCTCCTTCGGGCCGCCCCTTGAGAAGATGGGGCTGCGCTCCTCGGTCACCACTGCCGTCTACCTGGAGGACTGCCGAATCCCGGAGGGGAACCGCCTGGGCCGGGAGGGAGAGGGGTTCAAGATCGCCCT is a window from the Bacillota bacterium genome containing:
- a CDS encoding acyl-CoA dehydrogenase family protein — encoded protein: MESPHEELRRRAADLATRELEPRAAAYDREGAFPRESIERMAEEGFFGLMLPPEYGGMGQGLLAYAVAMEEIARACASSALIWGVHSALVAGSIVAWGTQEQKRRLLPALGRAEMLGAFCLTEPGAGSDAGAVRTTARREGLHYILDGEKMFITSGGVAGLYLLIASTDPAQGSRGLTAFLVEKERPGISFGPPLEKMGLRSSVTTAVYLEDCRIPEGNRLGREGEGFKIALSALDRGRVGIAAQAIGIARAAYEHASDYARRREQFGQPIASFQGIQWRLVDMATDIDAARLLCHRAAALADRGERFTREAAQAKLFATRMAMRCCEDAVQIHGGYGYLCDYTVERLMRDVKVTEIYEGTSEIMRVVIAAHLLR
- a CDS encoding redox-sensing transcriptional repressor Rex gives rise to the protein MRRRRVPDVVVRRLAMYLRVLEELGPGDPDRFISSQELGDRAGVSAAQVRKDLALFGEFGKQGVGYQARFLREELRRILNISRPLNVGIVGVGELGTALARYTLRRLAADQSYPFRLVALFDSDPAKVGGRVESVEISPSSAIPTLARELKLKIMMVAVPASAAQAVADLCVAGGVRAILNFAPCKLQVPPQVHLQQSDVSLELEQLAFYL
- the meaB gene encoding methylmalonyl Co-A mutase-associated GTPase MeaB; translated protein: MSLIDEIRRGNRRVLARAISMVEDGGGEGRQLIKEAFPHTGKAFVVGVTGAPGAGKSTLVGVLTGHCRHHGLTVGVVAVDPTSPFTGGALLGDRLRMQEHALDEGVFIRSLATRGSLGGLSRATGDVVCLLDAAGFDVIFVETVGAGQAEVDIMRYAHTTLVLVTPGMGDEVQVFKAGIMEIGDAFAVNKADQEGADRLARELEVMLDLAGARAWRPPVVLTVAHEGRGVADLWQALVSHRDFARQSGLWQEKLRTRAEAEVRGILTARLLDEAWRRGVERGLLPGLWEDVAGRRIDPYTAAAMLADGLSR
- a CDS encoding cobalamin B12-binding domain-containing protein, coding for MRRPVRVLIAKPGLDSHDRGAKVVARALRDAGMEVIYTGLHQTPEQIAESAVQEDVDVVGLSILSGAHNTLVPRVVELLRGKGREDVLVLVGGIIPEEDVPFLQEQGVAAVFGPGTPTEGIARFVAERLRGQECR
- a CDS encoding methylmalonyl-CoA mutase family protein, whose protein sequence is MHEVTERKGAFTTVSGQTIKAVYRPDDIAGLDYERDLGDPGQYPFVRGVYPSMYRGRLWTMRQFSGFGAAEDTNARFKYLLEHGETGLSTAFDFPTLLGYDSDHPRAAGEVGKLGVAIDTLDDMERLFAGIRLDRVSTSMTINAPAAILWAMYLVVAEKQGVTWDQVSGTIQNDILKEYIAQKTFVFPPRPSMRLIVDTFEFGARHVPRWNTISISGYHIREAGATAAQELAFTLADGMAYVQAGRERSLDVDEFAPRLSFFFNAHNDLFEEVAKYRAARRIWARHMRERFGARNPRSWLMRFHTQTAGCSLTAQQPECNIIRTAVQALAAVLGGTQSLHTNSMDEALALPSEKAVRIALRTQQILAEESGVANTIDPLAGSYFVEALTDQMEEQAEEYFRKIEDLGGMIRAIELGFPQREIADSAYRYQKALESGEQVVVGVNRYVLDEKVGIPILRVDPEVERRQVGRLQRVRAERDQGAVRQCLGRLEDGARGSGNLMYPILECVRAYCTLGEIMDTLRRVFGTYREPAMY
- a CDS encoding ubiquinone/menaquinone biosynthesis methyltransferase — translated: MALRMTKERLGLPRPGGEKEALVRSLFDTIAPRYDLMNRVMTAGFFGRWQRSLAEVTGLSPGRKALDVCCGTGDLALIMAGQVAPGGEVTGLDFSPRMLDIARRKASRWQAAWETRIDFVTGDALQIPFPDRSFDCAAIGFALRNVSDIGRCLGEMARVVHPGGRVVALEVCRPSSLLVRAWFYPYFYTVVPLLGILAGFGQRLDRSPLRPYTYLPRSLAYLPGLEELATAFRGAGLSDVHYRVLPPGVAALHWGTVPAVRQGRGRCA
- a CDS encoding ABC transporter permease; its protein translation is MPEPGEGVRLRLRARLPAQVPPGVPARVRATALTYLVVLVFLLGGWWVFSAGLALPALPGPMAALHALARTWGEGLSYHTAVSAGRVVASLVLAAATAVPLGLALGQVRAADRVAGPAIYLTYPVPKSVFLPVVMAVLGLGDAARIFMVWLVVFFQVLVGTRDASRSISPQFLHSMRSLGASPLAVYRHVVWPAVLPAVFTSLRVGLGTAIAVLFLAETWASQSGIGYFIMLAWTRLGWEDVFAGVLAMAALGMGLYLILDLLERVTCPWRFA